One Actinomadura viridis genomic region harbors:
- the treY gene encoding malto-oligosyltrehalose synthase, producing the protein MSDAALPDVVLPDAAASDGALPGAPATGTYRIQLRGTDGPGHFGFAEAAALAPYLESLGVSHVYLSPILQAAPGSTHGYDVIDHDRLSAELGGPDAFRAMVERFRAHGLRVLVDVVPNHMAVPDPPELNRALASVIEQGPRSPYARWFDVDWEAGGGRIVLPGQGEPNYRRFFDISGLICLRQEDPEVFARTHALTLRLVDEGLIDGLRIDHPDGLADPGGYLDRLSDAASAPGRPRWILVEKITTGAERLPAGWRCAGTTGYDALGMVGGVFVDPDGEEPLTGAYVAFTGGPATFAEVEHEARRYAAEHGLRPELDRLHGILCRALGAAGDPGRREDLRTALVELLAAMPVYRAYVVPGEPASPDAARLLEETARHARDRLPRRLHGELDAIVALALGGAPGDAHGTGAAGGPAGGPADAEAAADFVVRFQQTSAPLAAKGVEDTAFYRWSRMAALNEVGGDPARFAVEPAAFHDYSAALAREWPATMTTLSTHDTKRQEDVRARLAVLAELPGPWASAVGRWHGWDPEGSPMEPDLEYLFWQTLVGAWPITEDRLTEFLTKAMREAKTRSSWLDPDTAYEKEVLAYARRVLADADLVTDLAGFVAILEPYFRSNVLGQKLVQLTMPGVPDVYQGCELTGLALVDPDNRRPVDHGRRRARLAHLDGGGEPADPDDEKLLVTSRALRARRRRPDWFAGGYEPVPATGGSAARHALAFLRGDRDGGALTVATRLPVGLERAGGWGDAHLDLEGIAGPEETGAVGGAWRDLLTGAVHRGPRPRLARILRDHPVALLVPDATGDPLADDARGDGARGDDAR; encoded by the coding sequence GTGTCTGACGCCGCCCTGCCCGACGTCGTCCTGCCTGATGCCGCCGCGTCCGACGGCGCACTGCCCGGCGCCCCCGCGACCGGGACGTACCGGATCCAGCTCCGCGGGACGGACGGCCCCGGGCACTTCGGCTTCGCCGAGGCCGCCGCGCTGGCGCCGTACCTGGAGTCCCTGGGCGTCTCGCACGTGTACCTGTCGCCGATCCTTCAGGCCGCGCCCGGTTCGACGCACGGCTACGACGTGATCGACCACGACCGGCTGTCGGCCGAGCTGGGCGGGCCGGACGCGTTCCGGGCGATGGTGGAGCGGTTCCGCGCGCACGGGCTGCGGGTGCTGGTGGACGTGGTGCCCAACCACATGGCGGTCCCCGACCCGCCGGAACTGAACCGCGCCCTGGCCTCGGTGATCGAGCAGGGGCCCCGGTCCCCGTACGCGCGCTGGTTCGACGTGGACTGGGAGGCGGGCGGCGGCCGGATCGTGCTGCCCGGGCAGGGCGAGCCCAACTACCGGCGGTTCTTCGACATCTCCGGGCTGATCTGCCTTCGCCAGGAAGATCCCGAGGTCTTCGCGCGCACCCACGCGCTGACGCTGCGCCTGGTGGACGAGGGACTGATCGACGGCCTGCGGATCGACCACCCGGACGGCCTGGCCGACCCCGGCGGCTACCTCGACCGGCTCTCGGACGCGGCGTCCGCGCCGGGACGGCCGCGCTGGATCCTGGTCGAGAAGATCACCACCGGGGCGGAGCGGCTGCCCGCCGGGTGGCGCTGCGCCGGCACGACCGGGTACGACGCGCTCGGCATGGTGGGCGGGGTCTTCGTCGATCCGGACGGGGAGGAGCCCCTGACCGGCGCCTACGTCGCGTTCACCGGCGGCCCCGCCACGTTCGCCGAGGTCGAGCACGAGGCGCGCCGGTACGCCGCCGAGCACGGGCTGCGGCCGGAGCTGGACCGGCTGCACGGGATCCTGTGCCGGGCGCTGGGCGCCGCGGGCGACCCCGGACGGCGCGAGGACCTCAGGACGGCGCTGGTGGAGCTGCTGGCGGCCATGCCCGTCTACCGTGCGTACGTCGTCCCGGGGGAGCCCGCGTCCCCCGACGCCGCGCGACTGCTGGAGGAGACGGCCCGGCACGCCCGCGACCGGCTTCCGCGCCGGTTGCACGGCGAACTGGACGCGATCGTCGCCCTGGCCCTCGGCGGCGCCCCCGGTGATGCCCACGGCACGGGCGCTGCCGGCGGTCCCGCCGGCGGCCCGGCCGACGCGGAGGCGGCGGCGGACTTCGTGGTGCGGTTCCAGCAGACCTCCGCCCCGCTGGCCGCCAAGGGCGTCGAGGACACCGCCTTCTACCGCTGGTCGCGGATGGCCGCGCTGAACGAGGTGGGCGGCGACCCGGCGCGCTTCGCGGTCGAGCCCGCCGCGTTCCACGACTACAGCGCCGCGCTGGCGCGCGAGTGGCCCGCGACCATGACGACCCTCTCCACCCACGACACCAAACGCCAGGAGGACGTGCGCGCCCGGCTGGCGGTCCTGGCGGAGCTGCCGGGGCCGTGGGCGTCGGCGGTCGGCCGCTGGCACGGGTGGGACCCGGAGGGCTCGCCGATGGAACCGGACCTGGAGTACCTGTTCTGGCAGACCCTGGTGGGCGCCTGGCCGATCACCGAGGACCGGCTCACCGAGTTCCTGACCAAGGCGATGCGGGAGGCCAAGACCCGCTCGTCCTGGCTCGACCCCGACACCGCGTACGAGAAGGAGGTCCTCGCGTACGCGCGCCGGGTCCTGGCCGACGCCGACCTGGTGACCGACCTCGCCGGGTTCGTGGCGATCCTGGAGCCGTACTTCCGGTCCAACGTCCTGGGCCAGAAGCTCGTCCAGCTGACCATGCCCGGGGTGCCGGACGTGTACCAGGGCTGCGAGCTGACCGGGCTCGCCCTGGTGGACCCCGACAACCGCCGGCCGGTGGACCACGGCCGCCGCCGGGCCCGCCTCGCCCATCTGGACGGCGGCGGGGAGCCCGCCGACCCGGACGACGAGAAGCTCCTGGTGACCTCGCGCGCGCTGCGTGCGCGGCGGCGCCGGCCGGACTGGTTCGCGGGCGGGTACGAGCCCGTGCCCGCGACCGGCGGATCGGCGGCCCGGCACGCCCTGGCCTTCCTCCGCGGGGACCGGGACGGCGGCGCCCTGACGGTGGCCACCCGGCTCCCCGTGGGTCTGGAACGGGCCGGGGGCTGGGGCGACGCCCACCTGGACCTTGAGGGCATCGCCGGCCCGGAGGAGACCGGGGCGGTCGGCGGCGCGTGGCGGGACCTGCTCACCGGCGCCGTCCACCGGGGCCCCCGGCCGCGGCTTGCGAGGATCCTCCGCGACCATCCGGTGGCGCTGCTGGTCCCCGACGCGACCGGAGACCCGCTCGCGGACGATGCCCGCGGAGACGGCGCGCGCGGGGACGATGCGCGGTGA
- the treZ gene encoding malto-oligosyltrehalose trehalohydrolase, whose amino-acid sequence MTRFEVWAPRAGNVQAAVWDGTALVRHPMTREDPEAGGRPGWWSTEVPDAGHGTDYGFVLDGAEEALPDPRSPWQPHGVHGTSRVYDHGRFAWTDGLWRGRPLPGSVLYEAHVGTFTPEGTFDAAIGRLDHLVSLGVDAVELLPVAAFPGHHGWGYDGVHLWAPHEPYGGPDGLKRFVDAAHARGLAVVLDVVYNHLGPSGNRLGSYGPYFTGAYSTPWGDAVNFDQPGSDEVRAFVIGNALMWLRDHHLDGLRLDAVHAVNDHGAVHVLEEMAAAVAALSAHLGRELFLIAESDLNDPRLITSREAGGYGLDAQWDDDVHHALHAALTGERQGYYCDFGSMETLAKALTRAFVHDGTWSSYRGRRHGRPVDVRRTPGHRFVTFLQNHDQIGNRASGDRVAAALPPPLLKAGAALLLLGPYTPMLFMGEEWAAGTPWCYFTDHEEPELGRAVTEGRRREFSRHGWSGEVPDPQAVETFRRSRLDWDEPGGGIHRELLEWHRALIALRRARPELNDPRLTEAAVETGGAEGDGPRWLVLRRGRVRVAVGFDERPVRLPLPGTDPSAALLLASDPAVRLEAAGPSGPSGAPAAGRSGEGAVTVSLPGAGVAIVG is encoded by the coding sequence GTGACCCGGTTCGAGGTGTGGGCGCCCCGGGCCGGGAACGTGCAGGCCGCCGTCTGGGACGGGACGGCCCTCGTCCGCCACCCGATGACCCGCGAGGACCCGGAGGCGGGCGGCCGGCCGGGATGGTGGAGCACGGAGGTCCCGGACGCGGGACACGGCACCGACTACGGCTTCGTCCTGGACGGCGCGGAAGAGGCACTGCCCGACCCCCGTTCCCCCTGGCAGCCCCACGGGGTGCACGGGACCAGCCGGGTGTACGACCACGGCAGGTTCGCCTGGACCGACGGGCTGTGGCGGGGGCGGCCCCTCCCCGGCAGCGTCCTGTACGAGGCGCACGTGGGCACGTTCACCCCGGAGGGCACCTTCGACGCGGCCATCGGACGCCTGGACCACCTGGTCTCCCTGGGCGTCGACGCGGTCGAGCTGCTGCCCGTGGCGGCCTTCCCCGGCCACCACGGCTGGGGATACGACGGGGTGCACCTGTGGGCGCCGCACGAGCCCTACGGCGGGCCGGACGGGCTGAAGCGCTTCGTCGACGCCGCGCACGCGCGCGGGCTCGCGGTCGTCCTCGACGTCGTCTACAACCACCTCGGGCCCAGCGGCAACCGGCTCGGCTCCTACGGGCCGTACTTCACCGGCGCCTACTCCACCCCGTGGGGCGACGCGGTGAACTTCGACCAGCCGGGCTCGGACGAGGTGCGCGCGTTCGTGATCGGCAACGCGCTGATGTGGCTCCGCGACCACCACCTCGACGGGCTGCGCCTGGACGCCGTGCACGCCGTCAACGACCACGGCGCGGTGCACGTCCTGGAGGAGATGGCCGCCGCCGTGGCGGCCCTGTCGGCCCATCTGGGACGGGAGCTGTTCCTGATCGCCGAGTCCGACCTCAACGACCCCAGGCTGATCACCTCCCGGGAGGCGGGCGGGTACGGGCTCGACGCCCAGTGGGACGACGACGTCCACCACGCCCTGCACGCCGCCCTGACCGGCGAGCGGCAGGGCTACTACTGCGACTTCGGCTCCATGGAGACGCTGGCCAAGGCGCTGACCAGGGCGTTCGTGCACGACGGGACGTGGTCGTCCTACCGTGGCCGGCGGCACGGCCGCCCGGTGGACGTGCGGAGGACGCCCGGCCACCGCTTCGTGACCTTCCTCCAGAACCACGACCAGATCGGCAACCGGGCGTCGGGCGACCGGGTCGCCGCCGCGCTGCCGCCGCCGCTCCTCAAGGCGGGCGCGGCGCTGCTGCTGCTCGGGCCGTACACGCCGATGCTCTTCATGGGCGAGGAGTGGGCGGCGGGCACGCCCTGGTGCTACTTCACCGACCACGAGGAACCCGAGCTCGGACGGGCCGTCACCGAGGGCCGCCGCCGCGAGTTCTCCCGGCACGGGTGGTCCGGCGAGGTGCCCGATCCACAGGCTGTGGAAACCTTCCGGCGCTCCCGTCTCGACTGGGACGAGCCGGGCGGCGGCATCCACCGCGAGCTGCTGGAATGGCATCGCGCGCTGATCGCGTTGCGGCGGGCCCGGCCGGAGCTGAACGACCCCCGGCTCACCGAGGCGGCCGTGGAGACCGGCGGCGCGGAGGGGGACGGCCCGCGGTGGCTGGTGCTGCGCAGGGGGCGCGTGCGCGTGGCCGTCGGTTTCGACGAGCGGCCCGTCCGGCTGCCGCTCCCCGGCACGGACCCGTCCGCGGCCCTCCTGCTCGCCTCGGATCCCGCCGTACGGCTGGAGGCCGCCGGCCCGTCCGGCCCGTCCGGAGCCCCGGCCGCGGGCCGATCCGGGGAGGGGGCGGTGACCGTTTCGCTGCCCGGAGCCGGCGTCGCGATCGTGGGATGA
- a CDS encoding response regulator transcription factor, whose amino-acid sequence MTSVLLAEDDTSISEPLARALRREGYTVEVSPDGPQALERALGGGVDLIVLDLGLPELDGLEVARRVRAEGHGVPILILTARADEVDTVVGLDAGADDYVTKPFRLAELLARVRALLRRGSTETPIVQGVRIDAESRRAWMGDQELQLTTKEFDLLRVLVRDAGKVVTREQIMREVWDTNWWGSTKTLDMHISWLRRKLGDDAGSPRYITTVRGVGFRFERGD is encoded by the coding sequence ATGACCTCAGTACTGCTCGCCGAGGACGACACGTCCATCTCCGAGCCTCTTGCCCGCGCGCTGCGGCGTGAGGGATACACCGTGGAAGTCAGTCCGGACGGCCCGCAGGCGCTGGAGCGGGCGCTCGGGGGCGGCGTGGATCTCATCGTCCTCGATCTCGGACTGCCCGAACTGGACGGGCTGGAGGTGGCCCGCAGGGTCCGTGCCGAGGGGCATGGCGTGCCGATCCTCATCCTGACCGCCCGTGCCGACGAGGTCGACACCGTCGTGGGGCTGGACGCCGGTGCCGACGACTACGTGACCAAACCGTTCCGGCTGGCCGAGCTGCTGGCCCGGGTCCGGGCGCTGCTGCGCCGCGGCAGCACCGAGACCCCGATCGTCCAGGGGGTCCGGATCGACGCCGAGTCGCGCCGGGCCTGGATGGGCGACCAGGAGCTCCAGCTGACCACCAAGGAGTTCGACCTGCTGCGCGTGCTGGTCCGCGACGCCGGCAAGGTCGTGACCCGAGAACAGATCATGCGCGAGGTGTGGGACACCAACTGGTGGGGTTCCACCAAGACCCTCGACATGCATATTTCCTGGCTGCGCCGCAAGCTCGGTGACGACGCCGGCAGCCCGCGCTACATCACCACCGTGCGCGGCGTCGGCTTCCGGTTCGAACGCGGCGACTAG
- a CDS encoding ATP-binding protein codes for MRRRLLLSTLAVAVVAILLLGIPLAYATHKLIYEEARQSLERETSSILGGVAFSMESGQPITSQKISQEYPGRYIVIRLANDQVVTAGARPVRGTELLTSTGTAGGVRVQVSRPAAQVQDEALRLMLMIGSLAALGVAVTVGLAMFQARKLTLPLIDLAETADRLGTGNARPRRRRYGIPEVDRVAEVLDRSAVRIADLLAASREFASDASHQLRTPLTALSMRLEEMIEAADYPDVVREEGAAAVAQAERLVAVVEQLLARSRHDRTGAAVEAPIDDVLAQQVEEWRPIFRRDGRAVRLTGERGLVGVTSPESLSQIIATLLDNSLVHGAGPVTITTKLGAGSVVVEVGDEGAGIPPELEARIFERSVSCGKGTGLGLYLARSLAAVDGGRLELIQARPAVFGVFLRQAADARLASERVVMGPA; via the coding sequence ATGAGGCGCCGACTGCTCCTGTCGACGCTCGCGGTTGCGGTCGTCGCGATCCTGCTGCTCGGCATCCCCCTCGCCTACGCCACGCACAAGCTCATCTACGAGGAGGCCCGCCAGTCGCTCGAACGCGAGACGTCCTCGATCCTCGGCGGCGTCGCGTTCAGCATGGAGTCCGGACAGCCGATCACCAGCCAGAAGATCTCCCAGGAGTACCCGGGCCGGTACATCGTGATCCGGCTGGCCAACGACCAGGTGGTCACCGCCGGTGCCCGGCCGGTCCGCGGCACCGAGCTGCTCACCTCGACCGGGACGGCGGGCGGCGTGCGCGTCCAGGTCTCCCGGCCGGCCGCGCAGGTGCAGGACGAGGCGCTGCGGCTGATGCTGATGATCGGCAGCCTGGCCGCGCTGGGGGTCGCGGTCACCGTCGGCCTGGCCATGTTCCAGGCCCGCAAGCTCACCCTGCCGCTGATCGACCTGGCCGAGACCGCCGACCGCCTCGGCACCGGCAACGCCCGGCCGCGCCGCCGCCGGTACGGGATCCCCGAGGTCGACCGGGTCGCCGAGGTACTGGACCGCAGCGCGGTGCGGATCGCCGACCTGCTGGCCGCCAGCCGCGAGTTCGCCTCCGACGCCAGCCACCAGCTGCGCACCCCGCTGACCGCGCTGTCGATGCGGCTGGAGGAGATGATCGAGGCGGCCGACTACCCGGACGTGGTCCGCGAGGAGGGCGCCGCCGCGGTCGCCCAGGCCGAGCGCCTGGTCGCGGTCGTGGAGCAGCTGCTGGCCCGTTCGCGGCACGACCGTACCGGGGCGGCGGTGGAGGCCCCCATCGACGACGTCCTCGCCCAGCAGGTCGAGGAGTGGCGGCCGATCTTCCGCCGGGACGGCCGCGCCGTCCGGCTGACCGGGGAACGGGGCCTGGTCGGCGTGACCAGCCCGGAGAGCCTCTCCCAGATCATCGCGACGCTGCTGGACAACTCGCTGGTGCACGGCGCCGGCCCGGTCACCATCACCACCAAGCTGGGCGCCGGGTCGGTGGTGGTCGAGGTCGGTGACGAGGGCGCCGGCATCCCGCCCGAGCTGGAGGCCAGGATCTTCGAACGCAGCGTCAGCTGCGGCAAGGGCACCGGGCTCGGGCTCTACCTGGCCCGCTCGCTGGCGGCCGTGGACGGCGGGCGGCTGGAGCTGATCCAGGCCCGGCCCGCGGTGTTCGGGGTCTTCCTCCGGCAGGCGGCCGACGCGCGCCTGGCGTCCGAGCGCGTCGTCATGGGCCCCGCCTGA
- a CDS encoding GtrA family protein has translation MNLLSRLYQRFAHLVRELAKFGSVGAVAFVITMALSNVLHSGLGMGPLSSNAIATVVATTFAYAANRYWTFRHRDRTGLGREYVLFFALNGVGLVITQLFIGFTHYVLGLTGPLPYNASLVVGTGVATLFRFWSYKKWVFLPAEAPLVDPASGLPEAPARTPNGQAAPDPAAAAGTDPQVNGRTLPAHGLGRPIDSRPAEGYAEFTR, from the coding sequence GTGAACCTGCTCTCCCGTCTCTATCAACGGTTCGCGCACCTGGTGCGCGAGCTGGCGAAGTTCGGCAGTGTCGGCGCGGTCGCCTTCGTGATCACGATGGCGCTGAGCAACGTGCTGCACTCGGGGCTGGGGATGGGGCCGCTGTCCTCCAACGCCATCGCCACCGTGGTGGCCACCACGTTCGCCTACGCGGCCAACCGGTACTGGACCTTCCGGCACCGTGACCGGACGGGGCTGGGCCGCGAGTACGTGCTGTTCTTCGCGCTCAACGGCGTCGGCCTGGTCATCACCCAGCTGTTCATCGGCTTCACCCACTACGTCCTCGGCCTGACCGGCCCGCTGCCCTACAACGCCTCCCTGGTGGTCGGCACGGGCGTGGCGACGCTGTTCCGCTTCTGGTCGTACAAGAAGTGGGTGTTCCTGCCCGCCGAGGCCCCTCTGGTCGACCCCGCCTCCGGCCTGCCCGAGGCGCCCGCGCGGACGCCGAACGGTCAGGCCGCGCCGGACCCGGCCGCTGCCGCCGGGACGGATCCGCAGGTCAACGGCCGGACGCTGCCCGCGCACGGCCTGGGCCGGCCCATCGACTCCCGCCCCGCCGAGGGGTACGCCGAGTTCACCCGCTAG
- a CDS encoding 5-(carboxyamino)imidazole ribonucleotide synthase translates to MPVVGMAGGGQLARMTQQAAIGLGVSLRVLAGSADDSAARVCADVRVGDDSSLDDLRAFAKGCDVVTFDHEHVPEAHIRDLEASGVPCRPGPDALRHAQDKLVMRRRLGEIGAPVPAYSHVPPSAPPAFLESFAREHGWPLVLKAVRGGYDGKGVWVLEGLGREEADLVGRLTGQGVDLLVEEHVAFRRELAALVARSPHGQGAAYPVVETVQEDGICVEVIAPAPGLDGDLAAEAQRLALDIADRLGVAGLLAVELFETDRGLLVNELAMRPHNSGHWTIEGARTSQFEQHLRAVLDLPLGSTEPTAPYTVMANVLGGDDPALYPRYLHVMAHDPGVKVHFYGKGVRPGRKIGHVTALGSDPDEVRERARHAADYLRWGPAMGPAARDETKEDAS, encoded by the coding sequence ATGCCCGTGGTCGGCATGGCGGGCGGGGGGCAGCTGGCCCGGATGACCCAGCAGGCCGCGATCGGCCTCGGCGTGTCGCTGCGCGTGCTCGCCGGGTCGGCGGACGACTCGGCCGCCCGGGTGTGCGCGGACGTGCGCGTCGGCGACGACTCCTCGCTGGACGACCTGCGCGCCTTCGCCAAGGGCTGCGACGTGGTGACCTTCGACCACGAGCACGTCCCCGAGGCCCACATCCGTGACCTGGAGGCGTCCGGCGTCCCGTGCAGGCCGGGGCCGGACGCGCTGCGGCACGCCCAGGACAAGCTGGTGATGCGGCGGCGCCTCGGCGAGATCGGCGCGCCCGTCCCCGCGTACTCCCACGTACCTCCGAGCGCGCCGCCGGCCTTCCTGGAGTCCTTCGCCCGCGAGCACGGCTGGCCGCTGGTCCTCAAGGCGGTCCGCGGCGGTTACGACGGCAAGGGCGTCTGGGTGCTGGAGGGGCTCGGCCGGGAGGAGGCGGACCTGGTGGGCCGCCTGACCGGCCAGGGCGTCGACCTGCTGGTGGAGGAGCACGTGGCGTTCCGCCGCGAGCTGGCCGCGCTGGTCGCCCGGTCCCCGCACGGCCAGGGCGCCGCGTACCCGGTCGTGGAGACCGTCCAGGAGGACGGCATCTGCGTCGAGGTGATCGCGCCCGCCCCCGGCCTGGACGGCGACCTGGCCGCCGAGGCGCAGCGGCTCGCGCTGGACATCGCCGACCGGCTCGGGGTCGCCGGGCTGCTGGCGGTCGAGCTGTTCGAGACAGACCGCGGCCTGCTGGTCAACGAGCTGGCGATGCGCCCGCACAACTCCGGCCACTGGACGATCGAGGGCGCCCGGACCTCCCAGTTCGAGCAGCACCTGCGCGCCGTCCTCGACCTGCCCCTCGGGTCCACCGAGCCCACCGCGCCGTACACGGTGATGGCGAACGTCCTCGGCGGCGACGACCCCGCGCTCTACCCCCGCTACCTCCACGTGATGGCCCACGACCCGGGCGTCAAGGTCCACTTCTACGGCAAGGGCGTCCGGCCCGGCCGCAAGATCGGCCATGTCACCGCGCTCGGCTCCGACCCGGATGAGGTGCGGGAGCGGGCCCGGCACGCCGCCGACTACCTGCGCTGGGGGCCCGCGATGGGGCCCGCGGCGCGGGACGAGACGAAGGAGGACGCGTCATGA
- the purE gene encoding 5-(carboxyamino)imidazole ribonucleotide mutase, with the protein MSPRVGVVMGSDSDWPVMKAAVEALAEFGVECEADVVSAHRMPHDMIAYGAEAAGRGLRVIIAGAGGAAHLPGMLASVTPLPVIGVPVPLKHLDGMDSLLSIVQMPAGVPVATVAVGAARNAGLLAVRILAASDEALRDRMAGFQRDLYAQAKAKGERLREQAQGLQG; encoded by the coding sequence ATGAGCCCGCGGGTGGGCGTGGTGATGGGCAGCGACTCGGACTGGCCCGTGATGAAGGCCGCCGTCGAGGCACTGGCCGAGTTCGGCGTCGAGTGCGAGGCCGACGTGGTCTCCGCGCACCGGATGCCGCACGACATGATCGCCTACGGGGCGGAGGCGGCCGGCCGCGGGCTGCGCGTGATCATCGCGGGCGCGGGCGGCGCGGCCCACCTCCCGGGCATGCTCGCCTCGGTCACCCCGCTCCCGGTCATCGGCGTCCCGGTGCCGCTCAAGCACCTGGACGGCATGGACTCGCTGCTGTCGATCGTGCAGATGCCCGCCGGGGTGCCGGTCGCCACGGTGGCCGTCGGCGCGGCCCGCAACGCCGGCCTGCTGGCCGTGCGGATCCTGGCCGCCTCCGACGAGGCCCTCCGGGACCGGATGGCCGGGTTCCAGCGGGACCTGTACGCCCAGGCCAAGGCCAAGGGCGAGCGCCTGCGCGAGCAGGCCCAGGGCCTCCAGGGCTGA
- a CDS encoding CoA-binding protein translates to MTDVFADPDVIRRLLNESKTWAFVGLGDNPAREVFTQARLLQERGKRIIPVHPSARPVLGEPGYASLADVPGGEGPVDVVGVYRRSEHAGAVVDEAIAAGAGAVWLPLDVIDEAAARRALDAGLDVVMNRCPAVEWALRR, encoded by the coding sequence ATGACCGATGTGTTCGCGGACCCGGACGTGATCCGGCGGCTGCTCAACGAGTCCAAGACGTGGGCCTTCGTCGGCCTCGGCGACAACCCCGCCCGGGAGGTGTTCACGCAGGCGCGGCTGCTCCAGGAGCGCGGCAAGCGGATCATCCCGGTGCATCCGTCCGCGCGGCCCGTCCTGGGCGAGCCCGGGTACGCCTCGCTCGCGGACGTGCCCGGGGGTGAGGGGCCGGTCGACGTGGTCGGCGTCTACCGGCGGTCCGAGCACGCGGGCGCCGTGGTGGACGAGGCGATCGCGGCGGGCGCCGGGGCGGTGTGGCTGCCCCTCGACGTGATCGACGAGGCGGCGGCGCGGCGGGCCCTGGACGCGGGGCTGGACGTGGTCATGAACCGCTGCCCGGCCGTCGAATGGGCGCTGCGGCGCTGA
- a CDS encoding Uma2 family endonuclease: MSVAYDYSSDRGPNTITDLDALPEEGKGYELVHGWLIPLSPSVVHDEAAEQLREILQPCVPEAYLVRGPWDVRMPDDSIYKPDVAVLDRAAHRAARQEDRRALTGRDVLLAAEIQRPGSGSWNVVHRTKVRDYALAGIAHYWIVDLTEVPVLTVYSLGSDSKYTRTHRVAGDDVAELEEPFPVKFAPSSLTG, from the coding sequence ATGAGCGTCGCGTATGACTACAGTTCCGACCGTGGCCCGAACACCATCACAGATCTGGACGCCCTGCCCGAGGAGGGCAAGGGGTACGAGCTCGTCCATGGCTGGCTGATCCCGTTGTCCCCCAGTGTGGTGCACGACGAGGCGGCCGAACAGCTCAGGGAGATCCTCCAGCCCTGTGTCCCTGAGGCGTACCTTGTACGCGGCCCCTGGGACGTGCGGATGCCCGACGACTCGATCTACAAGCCCGATGTGGCCGTGCTCGACAGGGCCGCCCACCGCGCGGCCAGGCAGGAGGATCGTCGTGCGCTGACCGGGCGGGACGTCCTGCTGGCCGCCGAGATCCAGCGGCCGGGGAGCGGCAGCTGGAACGTGGTGCACCGGACCAAGGTCCGCGACTACGCGCTCGCGGGGATCGCGCATTACTGGATCGTCGATCTGACCGAGGTCCCGGTACTCACCGTCTACTCCCTCGGCTCGGACTCGAAGTACACGCGGACGCATCGCGTGGCCGGTGATGACGTGGCCGAATTGGAGGAGCCCTTCCCCGTCAAGTTCGCGCCCTCGTCCCTGACCGGCTGA